The proteins below come from a single Onychomys torridus chromosome 18, mOncTor1.1, whole genome shotgun sequence genomic window:
- the LOC118569781 gene encoding keratin-associated protein 10-3-like produces the protein MAPSTMSVCSDACTNSSWQVDDCPESCCEPSCCSPSCCQPSFCVPNFCQSSCCVPSCCVPSCCQSSSCAPSCCAPSSCLTLICTPVSCVPSPCCQSACSSCCTPSCCQQSSCQPACCTCFPCQPSCSMTLCCKPVCCTPICSGSSPCCQQSSCQPSCCQSSCCVPVCCKPVCCKPCSSMSLLCRPVCRPACCVPASSCCASSCQPSCCKPCSSVSLLCHPACSRQACCGLCSGQKSSCC, from the coding sequence ATGGCCCCctccaccatgtctgtctgctctgACGCCTGCACCAACTCCTCCTGGCAGGTGGACGACTGCCCAGAGAGCTGCTGTGAGCCCAGCTGCTGTTCCCCCAGCTGCTGCCAACCCAGCTTCTGTGTGCCCAACTTCTGCCAGTCCAGCTGCTGTGTGCCCAGCTGCTGTGTGCCCAGCTGCTGCCAATCCAGCTCCTGTGCCCCAAGTTGCTGTGCCCCATCCTCCTGCCTGACCCTTATCTGCACCCCAGTGAGCTGTGTGCCCAGCCCCTGCTGCCAATCTGCTTGCAGCAGCTGCTGCACACCCTCATGCTGCCAACAGTCTAGCTGCCAACCAGCTTGCTGCACCTGCTTCCCCTGCCAGCCATCCTGCTCTATGACCCTTTGCTGCAAGCCTGTCTGCTGCACACCCATCTGTTCTGGATCCTCCCCATGCTGCCAGCAGTCTAGCTGCCAGCCCTCATGCTGTCAATCCTcctgctgtgtgcctgtctgctgcaagcctgtctgctgcaagccctgctccaGCATGTCCCTGCTCTGCCGCCCTGTGTGCAGACCTGCCTGCTGTGtgcctgcctcctcctgctgtgcctcctcctgccagcccagctgctgcaagccctgctccaGTGTGTCCCTGCTCTGCCACCCTGCCTGCTCCCGCCAGGCCTGCTGTGGTCTCTGCTCAGGCCAGAAGTCCAGCTGCTGCTGA